A stretch of Primulina tabacum isolate GXHZ01 chromosome 13, ASM2559414v2, whole genome shotgun sequence DNA encodes these proteins:
- the LOC142523278 gene encoding uncharacterized protein LOC142523278 has protein sequence MGDLLSKPSESNPSSAIATSAMSSPDSPRTHQLKSETEPVQQSKNAKAEIPDPESSDPPADTNPEEIQSETEPAQQSNNPEPETPVPESSDPPAGTNPEEIEDNAVEGNGDGEGADEEEEGEGECGFCLFMKGGGCKDTFVEWEKCVEEGEKNGEDIVEKCFQATAALRKCMDAHSEYYAPLLEAEKAAQEEAEKQLEEGKEEVSDGSEKKEES, from the coding sequence ATGGGAGACCTTTTGTCCAAGCCATCCGAATCAAACCCTAGCTCCGCCATCGCCACCTCCGCCATGTCTTCCCCGGATTCCCCACGGACCCATCAACTCAAATCCGAAACAGAACCCGTCCAGCAATCCAAAAATGCAAAGGCCGAGATCCCAGATCCGGAATCATCGGATCCACCAGCGGACACAAACCCCGAAGAAATTCAATCCGAAACAGAACCCGCCCAGCAATCCAACAATCCTGAGCCCGAGACCCCTGTTCCAGAATCATCGGATCCACCAGCTGGCACAAACCCCGAAGAAATTGAAGACAATGCAGTGGAAGGGAACGGTGATGGGGAAGGAGCAGATGAGGAAGAGGAAGGAGAAGGTGAATGTGGGTTTTGTTTATTCATGAAAGGGGGTGGATGCAAGGACACGTTTGTGGAGTGGGAGAAGTGTGTGGAGGAAGGTGAGAAGAACGGGGAGGATATCGTGGAGAAGTGTTTTCAGGCCACTGCTGCTTTGAGGAAGTGTATGGACGCTCATTCTGAGTACTATGCTCCGTTATTGGAAGCCGAGAAAGCTGCGCAAGAGGAGGCGGAGAAGCAATTGGAGGAAGGGAAGGAGGAAGTTTCGGATGGTTCAGAGAAAAAAGAAGAGTCTTGA